The following coding sequences are from one Rubrobacter radiotolerans DSM 5868 window:
- a CDS encoding TetR/AcrR family transcriptional regulator: protein MRERRLPVFGEWESVPERRDAAESRERILSAARELFERKGVDAVSMHEIGRAAGVGQGTLYRRFAHKGELCLALLRESIGRFTEEVAQEVEDEREPALKRLVRLLEQLASFTERNAALLGAVRDASGGERRTEIYQSPFYGWLRAVTIWLLGRAVERGEARGDLDVEAVADSVLAPLNVELYEFQRRKLGLEVERVVRALSGLLLEGLRARSVQPENGAGERESSSGGSEP, encoded by the coding sequence GTGCGAGAACGGAGACTGCCGGTGTTTGGGGAGTGGGAGTCCGTTCCGGAGCGGCGGGATGCGGCGGAGAGCCGGGAGAGGATCCTCTCTGCGGCGAGGGAGCTCTTCGAGCGGAAGGGCGTGGACGCGGTGAGCATGCATGAGATCGGGCGCGCGGCGGGGGTCGGTCAGGGGACGCTCTACCGGCGCTTCGCACACAAGGGCGAGCTGTGTCTGGCGCTTCTCCGGGAGAGCATCGGTCGCTTTACCGAGGAGGTCGCTCAAGAGGTCGAGGACGAGAGGGAGCCCGCGCTGAAGCGCCTCGTGCGGCTGCTGGAGCAGCTCGCGAGCTTCACCGAGAGAAACGCCGCGCTGCTCGGGGCGGTGCGTGACGCCTCGGGCGGAGAGCGGCGAACAGAGATCTACCAGAGCCCGTTCTACGGCTGGCTGCGGGCGGTTACGATCTGGCTTCTCGGGCGAGCGGTCGAGCGCGGCGAGGCGCGCGGCGACCTCGACGTCGAGGCCGTTGCGGACTCGGTGCTCGCCCCGCTGAATGTCGAGCTGTACGAGTTCCAGAGGCGGAAGCTCGGCCTGGAGGTCGAGCGCGTCGTGCGGGCGCTTTCGGGGCTGCTGCTCGAAGGGCTCAGGGCCCGATCGGTTCAACCGGAGAACGGCGCGGGCGAGCGGGAGAGTTCGTCCGGAGGGTCCGAGCCGTAG
- a CDS encoding GGDEF domain-containing protein, with protein sequence MSWLESFKRRLFLVIMASGTLSSSFAWAANEYSENTTLFTRVVFATVILTTAVLSLLLWSGKVPIRIVQELLYVVIGGVLLSVMFYALYADIGDELRDVSLFSMYLFLPFLYIFVFLAYEERGALVRSLVVFGLSVGISLPALLDPEQHTQVVAPNTLGLSYLAAVLIIAQLFLLSRLKESLTNTELAAAQMERLAKVDPLTSALNRRGFGEIMDGLIAEALKKNEPLALIVFDLDDFKSLNDRLGHDAGDEALVRVARTVEAELRSDDALARWGGEEFAVLCPGASSDEGYMLAERLRHTVRELRLSVDWSLSASFGVSTLSLGGTKDDLIKQADTALYVAKGAGKDRTVLYGSDPPDELSRSPAPFSG encoded by the coding sequence GTGAGCTGGCTGGAGTCCTTCAAGCGCAGGCTCTTTCTGGTGATAATGGCGAGCGGAACGCTCTCGTCGAGCTTCGCCTGGGCGGCAAACGAGTACTCGGAGAACACCACGCTCTTCACGCGGGTCGTGTTCGCGACCGTTATCCTGACGACGGCGGTTCTCTCGCTGCTGCTGTGGAGCGGGAAGGTGCCCATCCGCATCGTGCAGGAGCTGCTCTACGTCGTGATCGGGGGCGTGCTCCTCTCGGTGATGTTCTACGCGCTCTATGCGGACATAGGCGACGAACTGCGCGACGTCTCGCTCTTCAGCATGTACCTGTTCCTGCCGTTTCTGTACATCTTCGTCTTTCTCGCCTACGAAGAGCGGGGCGCGCTCGTGCGGTCCCTGGTCGTCTTCGGGCTCTCGGTCGGGATCTCGCTCCCGGCCCTGCTCGACCCAGAGCAGCACACGCAGGTCGTCGCGCCGAACACGCTCGGGCTCTCTTATCTTGCGGCGGTCCTGATCATCGCCCAGCTCTTCCTTCTCTCCCGCCTTAAGGAGAGCCTTACGAACACCGAGCTCGCCGCCGCGCAGATGGAGCGGCTCGCGAAGGTAGATCCCCTCACCTCGGCGCTCAACCGGCGGGGCTTCGGCGAGATAATGGACGGCCTTATCGCCGAAGCTCTCAAAAAGAACGAACCCCTGGCCCTGATCGTCTTCGACCTCGACGACTTCAAGTCTCTTAACGACCGCCTCGGCCACGACGCGGGCGACGAGGCGCTCGTGCGGGTCGCAAGGACCGTCGAGGCGGAGCTGCGCTCGGACGACGCTCTGGCCCGCTGGGGCGGGGAGGAGTTCGCCGTTCTCTGTCCCGGGGCATCCAGCGATGAGGGGTACATGCTCGCCGAACGTCTGCGGCACACCGTTCGGGAGCTCCGGCTCTCCGTCGACTGGTCGCTCTCGGCGAGCTTCGGCGTCTCCACCCTGAGCCTCGGCGGTACAAAGGACGACCTTATAAAGCAGGCCGATACCGCCCTCTATGTGGCGAAGGGCGCCGGCAAGGACCGCACCGTCCTCTACGGCTCGGACCCTCCGGACGAACTCTCCCGCTCGCCCGCGCCGTTCTCCGGTTGA